A window of Kocuria sp. TGY1127_2 genomic DNA:
GACCTGGTCCCAGGTCCAGGTTCGTTTGGGCTCGACGTCGAATTCGAGATGCTCGTTGCCTTCCAGGAATCCCGTGATGTGTGCGAGGTTTATCTCCCGCGCCGTCGCGACTTCGCCGGTGATATGCGTTCTTTCCAAGTGTTCTGCCAAGGCGCTGAGGTCCTGGGTGGGCATGTTTCTCCTTCGTCGAGCGGGTAGTCCGAGATTTACAGGATGGCTTGCGCGGCGGTCGGGCGGACAAGTTCGGAATACAGATTTCCCGTCTTCCTGGCTGCTTCATCCCACGTCAAAGTGCGAGCATGGCGCAGGCCGGCCGTGGCGAGCTGTTCCTGGAGAGCGGGGGAGCCGGCCACGCGGACGATCTGGCGTGCCCACGCACGCGGAGTTCTGCTACCCACGAGAATCCCGGATTCCCCGCCGTTCAGCGCGACTCGCAATCCGCTCACGTCGGAAGCGAGAACCGGGGCGCCACAGGCCTGGGCTTCCAGGGCCACGAGGCCGAAAGTCTCGGAGGAGGACGGGCAGGCTACCGCATCGCATCGGCGGAAAGCCTCGGCTAGCTCTTCGCGGCCGCTCGCAGGTATGAAATTGGACCGCTCGAGAATGCCCCGGTCCCGAGCAAGTTTCCGAAGGGAAGCTATGTACTCCTCGGATGCGGTGCCGCGGATTTCCAGACGTATGGAAGGCACATCTTTGACAGCGAGAGCGACGGCCTCGATGAGTATCTCCGGTCCCTTGAGGGGCTGCGGGCGGCCGGCGAAGAGAACCGTGAATTCGGGGTTGCGTGGCTCCGAGCGATTTTCGGGAACGTCCGAAGGCTTGAAGACATCGGTGTCCACCCCCGGCGGAATAATGTGAAGAGAATCAGCAGCGGCGTTGTAGAGACTCAGCATCTGCTCGGCCTCGTGGCGGGTGTTGACGACGACGGCGTCCGAGAGGCCGATGAGACGGCGCTCGGCGGCCGCCCGCGAGGCCGGCTCCTTCTGTTCTCCGTCGCCGGAGTGCGCATTTTTGACCAGAGCGGTCGTGTGGAGCGTGAGGACGAAGGGGGCGCGGACCCCTAACGCTTCTCGGTAGGCCAAAGCGGCTTCGCCGGACAACCAGTAGTGAGCGTGAACGACGTCAGGCGACAGGGAACGATTCTGGGCGTAACGCGCACAGGCCTTACCGAAAAGCTGTGTCAAATCCGCGAGCTCTTCCTTGGAAGCCGCGCGCGCCTCCGGAAGATAAATCGTGTGGACCACGTACCCGGGAACAAC
This region includes:
- a CDS encoding glycosyltransferase, whose product is MWTSDASEQESVHLFSMHTSPLAQPGDGHAGGMNVYIAYLSRALVAQGFDVEAFTLATEPSQVPNNHDSDPSVASAASTQVVPGYVVHTIYLPEARAASKEELADLTQLFGKACARYAQNRSLSPDVVHAHYWLSGEAALAYREALGVRAPFVLTLHTTALVKNAHSGDGEQKEPASRAAAERRLIGLSDAVVVNTRHEAEQMLSLYNAAADSLHIIPPGVDTDVFKPSDVPENRSEPRNPEFTVLFAGRPQPLKGPEILIEAVALAVKDVPSIRLEIRGTASEEYIASLRKLARDRGILERSNFIPASGREELAEAFRRCDAVACPSSSETFGLVALEAQACGAPVLASDVSGLRVALNGGESGILVGSRTPRAWARQIVRVAGSPALQEQLATAGLRHARTLTWDEAARKTGNLYSELVRPTAAQAIL